AGTCTCCATTTCATTTAAAAACTCTTAAATTCTTGTTTTATAAGAATTTTTTTCACAAATTAAATCAAACTAGTCATTGTAGACATTTTCTCCTTAAAGctcattaaaaaatattaaatttcaaaaaaataaattcttCAGTTATCTCATAAGACTCTATAATTAACATAATATCCTACAAAATTTATCAGAAGATTAACAATTTTCATTTCATATAAAAATTCTATTATAAGTTCTAAAATGTTTggaactaaaataaaaatttaacttGATGTATTAAAATTGCTTAATTTTAAAAGAAGAGTGATTTAATCAGCTAAAAGAGCTATAAAGTGATCAAAATCACTCATAGTTCAGACTTGAGGGATTATGCTATTATAAGTTCAAAGACCCCTTTGGAAGAGTATAAACAGTTAAACGCTTATGCACAAATGTTTGTGAGAGTTTATATTTACCTATAAGGCTATAcccaattttaaatttattttaataattttctcAAAGTAGTTTATGAATGAATAAATGTTTAGAGCTATACAATTAAATCATtcacactttcaaaaaaaaaaatcattcacgTAATACTCTATAAAGTTATCAAAATAATTGAGGGGTAGGAAAAAACATGCTATAATTTAGTGTCAATCACCTGGGTTATCAGCAAGGAATCGTATAGCCACCCAACCACCAGAAGGCACAGCAACAGTGTTCCTCTCAACAGGGTCAACAAGATTGAACTTAGCAGGGTCTGCACTACCATTGAAGTTACCAAAACCTTGACCAACTAAGAAGAAATTGAAGCCATGAAGATGCAGGGGATGGCTCTCTGCTCCCAGAATGCTAGTGTCCTGCAACACCACCTGAACTTTTGTACCATAAGGAATCACCACCGTCTTCGTTCCATTAGTAACCAATGTGTTGTTCGGTGGAGTCCCAGTATAGTTAAATTTCCTTAGAGGAACAACTGGGAAATCCGTGGTGTAAACATTCTTAAGGCCAAAGAAATGTTGCTGTAGAAGTGCTACTGATGGCAGAGAAAATGAAACATTGTTCATGGAAGCTGCAAATTTCGAACTGTTATTGGGTCCTTGACAAGTTTGGTTTTTTAGGCACGGTTTTGTCCCAAGCCCCACCGTGAAGAAAAAGCTCTTGTCAACATTTTGTGGCACATTTGCAGGGTATTTGGGACTATTTAAGCTACGGAATTTGCTGCTGAAATTTGCTACGAATGAAGTGTCGTTGATGGCGGGAAGGGAGGGTTTCAAGAGTGGAAGGTTTTTGGTGCCATCATGTGGGTTTTTGTACTCTAAAATGCCGGCCACCGTGGAATTGTCGAAGGTGCCTTGGCCAGTGAAATAGGGTCTAGCTAGCATGAGGAATGTGGTGTTTGGGTTGTGAGGTTTTGTGTGTAACAGAACATTTGTGGTTTGTCCTGGACCAAGGATTATGATGTCGGAGTTGAAGGGTTTAACGTAGCTAGCGTCGGCTTCAACGATGGTTAAGGTGTGGTTTGCTATGGTGAAGAAGAGTTCGTCGTTGAGTGCAGCGTTGATCAAGCGAAGAAGGTATGTTTTCCCTGGTTTCACCTTCAATCTGAATGTATCTGTCCATGATTCACATTGCACATCAAAACCAATTGCATATTAGTATTTGGTAATTACAAATTAGTTCATTTCGTTAGAAAATTACCTGATGTCAAAATCATGATAGACAAGCAACTTCTCTTAGCTTTTGTTTTTAGCCTTGTTTTTATTGACCATGATTTTGACTTCACTTTCGAAAGAGTTAAAAAACATGTCTAGGTATACATTTGGTTAAAGGGTTAAAATGGtgttcttttaattaaaattatttacctTTATTGGAGCAATTGTAAAGGGGTCCAGGAAGACCATTAATGGTGTAGGCATCAGAGACATTTGGGCCACCACCTGATTGAAGTGCTTGTGAAATAACAGCCAGTGGATCCGTGTTCCACCACTCACCTGTAATACACAAAAAGTGACTGCAGTCAATTCTAATTCCGAGTGTGTGAATGTATCAAAACTCTACCGATTATTGTTGCGGTGCATACCTAAGAGGATGGGGACTTCCTTGTGGGGTTTGGCGAATGGGTATGATTCGTTATGCTTAGGGAGGAGGATTAGAGGTCCATACACAGTGGCTCTTAACCATGAAAAGTGAGCATGCCAGAAGAGAGTTCCTCTTTGTCCAACAATGGTGAAGTTGTACACATAACTCTGTCCAGTTTGAATGGGGCATTGAGTTATGTAAGATGGCCCATCTGACCATCCACTACGAACCTGTTTCACTCCATGCCTGTTTCATGCTTCAGTTATTAGCCACACAATAATTCATAACATGCATTAACATCATAGCTAGAAGACCAAAAACTTATCATACAAATTTTAATACATGATCATTATTTTGTTATATATGTACACTTGTACAAAAGGTTAAGAATAATTAAGTTCATACCAGTGCACACTGATATTGCTTGGAGCATGATTAACAACCTTAACCACAATTCTGTCCCCTTCTCTTGCAACAACGCGAGGCCCCGGGAACTTCCCGTTCACAGTAACCATGCTTTTGGTGTGACACAGCCTCGTAACATTTACCAGCCTTATCTGCACACAAGTAACAAAAAGtcatatacatatacatatacatatcaCACTTGTCACGTAGATTTCAAATATAGATCAACATTGAGTTTAACGGAAATCTAAACATTTATACTAAGTGACAGTGTGTGGTGATAAATCATGTTTTGCAAGGAATATAGACATAACGTGTGCGTACATCGAATTTGTAGTGCCTTGTAACACTTTCATGGGGTGAAGCAGCCAAAACAACTTCAGGAAACGTCCAAAGTATAGTGGTGACGAAGAGAAAAGCCCCAAAAAGTGTCACTTTGTTGTGTGTCAACATTGTGATTGTGGATGATATAAGAGGATTGATTAGTCACAGTGAGTGAAGTGCATGAGCTGAACTTGCATATTTATATAGTGTTAGAATTTAGAAATTTACAAACTAGTGTTTGGTTTGGTAGTCTGTCCATGTTTCAGAACAAAACAGGGCACAGGAGTATTGATTTTCACCTACTTTATACGGTCCCATTTTCCCTTCTTCTAGTTTTTTGAGTGTCACCAACGTTAATTTTACTGGTTGTCTCTCAATTACGTGGCCCTATCCTTACTCCCTAATTACAATTTCGTTTCTTTTTCATTTGCAACCAACATCTCTCTGCACCATTCACACATTTTCCAGTGTTTATTTGTTTCATAAAAATGCCcacattgaaaattaaaatttgcaTTTAACTTAAAAGTGAAGGAGTATATAACGTGGGTTGGACCAGTAGTGGACACATTATGGTTATGGTACTGTGTTTGGATTCATGTTAGACAAGCCAAATCACGTTTAGGAGATAAACTTGCCTAGAATATTAAGTAAAACCTGAAAACTTagtggaggattatcagattaTAAGTTGATGACCTAAAACTATAATTTGCAAAACAGAGGTGATACATGTAACGCAATGGTGTTGCTACAATCACTTTTGTGACAAAATTTTACCAACATAAATCATAAAGCGCATTTTGTGATGGTCTAAAACCATAACAAAAGTTGGTGTTGGTAATCACAAAAGGTTCGTAGTTCACGAAACATTTAATGTTTGCAAAATTGATGTCTATATATCTCAAGGtttatacaaaattaaaatGGCTGAAAAGTAATAAGTGTCATTAACCAATTTAGGTGTCCTTGTTGAATAGTGTGTCGAGAAGGCTAACATTAACAAGAAATATGACTAAAACAGTCTTTAGAAATTGTAGAGCGACTCTGATCACCAATGAGCTAGCTTTATGGATAGAGTTTAGGCCTAGCTCTAATTCTAATAATAATAAAGAGTATTTTCTAATAACCTATTAAGACTTGTTGTAAAAGGCAAATCTCAGATTGCTAAGTCATAATTGCAAGACCCTTCTCAATGGATCACTTCAGCTCAAGTCACATGAATCATATCTCCTTTTCATGAAATGCTTAATTGTCGTTGTTTGGTTGGTATTGATGGCATTGGTATGCACCTTTCTAAACTTACCGTAAGTAAGTTAGTCAGAGCcaaaaagaaagagaaggacATTTGATCAACCTTTTCTTCTAGCAAGGAAAACAGAGGAAAATTACTAAGGCAGAGAGATTGGATACTAATGCTAATTACTCTAATGTCAAAGCTTCTATCCTAGACTATTCACTAAGATAGTAAGACTTTCAAAACCAAAATAATCAAAGCAACATCAACAACAATCTATTTTGATATAAATTGGGTTTACTTGTGACTTGGGAGTTTTGTGACCCTGCACTCCACAAAGTCTCATTGTGAATTCTATATGACAGTATATTATAAACTCTGATCATCATATACAAGTATTTACTTTTAGGTTCCAACTTCCATCTAGAAAGCAATCCAAAGAAATTGAAGCACCATTTTCTATCAGCGTCTTACGGGTCAATGAAATTAGGCACTTCAATTATTCTCTTTCAAATGATTCCAAATGTGGGATTTGTGCTACTTACAAGATTACAACATTAGAAACCAGGTATTATCGAGAAAAGGTGGCCAAGACCTAATTCAATAAGCCTTACGTGATATATCCTCA
This portion of the Lotus japonicus ecotype B-129 chromosome 3, LjGifu_v1.2 genome encodes:
- the LOC130747271 gene encoding laccase-2-like — translated: MLTHNKVTLFGAFLFVTTILWTFPEVVLAASPHESVTRHYKFDIRLVNVTRLCHTKSMVTVNGKFPGPRVVAREGDRIVVKVVNHAPSNISVHWHGVKQVRSGWSDGPSYITQCPIQTGQSYVYNFTIVGQRGTLFWHAHFSWLRATVYGPLILLPKHNESYPFAKPHKEVPILLGEWWNTDPLAVISQALQSGGGPNVSDAYTINGLPGPLYNCSNKDTFRLKVKPGKTYLLRLINAALNDELFFTIANHTLTIVEADASYVKPFNSDIIILGPGQTTNVLLHTKPHNPNTTFLMLARPYFTGQGTFDNSTVAGILEYKNPHDGTKNLPLLKPSLPAINDTSFVANFSSKFRSLNSPKYPANVPQNVDKSFFFTVGLGTKPCLKNQTCQGPNNSSKFAASMNNVSFSLPSVALLQQHFFGLKNVYTTDFPVVPLRKFNYTGTPPNNTLVTNGTKTVVIPYGTKVQVVLQDTSILGAESHPLHLHGFNFFLVGQGFGNFNGSADPAKFNLVDPVERNTVAVPSGGWVAIRFLADNPGVWFMHCHFDVHLSWGLAMAWVVEDGKLPNQKLPPPPKDLPKC